The following are from one region of the Alkalimarinus sediminis genome:
- the argH gene encoding argininosuccinate lyase, with translation MSNENQTTEKPWGGRFSEPTDAFVERFTASVDFDQRLYYHDIQGSIAHATMLAKVGVLTEQERDTILQGLKEVQDDIEQGRFEWSVTLEDVHMNIEARLTDKIGITGKKLHTGRSRNDQVATDIRLYLRDEIDIIASEITRLQQGMLALAEREADTIMPGFTHLQTAQPVTFGHHIMAWFEMLSRDYERLMDCRKRVNVMPLGAAALAGTTYPIDRNLTAELLGFDRPSNNSLDSVSDRDFAIEFCAFASLVMSHLSRSSEELILWASAQFNFIDLPDRFCTGSSIMPQKKNPDVPELVRGKSGRVTGHLISLLMLMKSQPLAYNKDNQEDKEPLFDVIDTLKGCLKAYGDMVPAIQVKAASMEEAARRGFSTATDLADYLVVKGVPFRDAHEVVGKAVAYGVESGKDLSEMSLAELANFSDVITDDVFDVLTLEGSVSARDHIGGTAPAQVRKAVAAAKEMLAAR, from the coding sequence ATGAGCAACGAAAATCAAACAACTGAAAAACCTTGGGGTGGACGATTTAGCGAGCCCACCGACGCATTTGTAGAGCGCTTTACTGCGTCTGTCGACTTTGATCAGCGGCTTTATTACCACGATATTCAAGGGTCAATTGCACACGCGACAATGTTGGCTAAAGTGGGTGTGTTAACGGAGCAAGAGCGAGATACTATTCTCCAAGGCTTAAAAGAGGTACAGGACGATATTGAGCAAGGTCGCTTTGAGTGGTCTGTTACCCTTGAAGATGTTCATATGAACATAGAAGCACGTTTGACTGATAAGATCGGTATTACCGGTAAAAAACTACACACAGGTCGTTCGCGCAATGACCAGGTAGCGACGGATATTCGCCTCTACCTAAGAGATGAAATCGATATTATTGCATCTGAAATTACTCGCCTGCAACAGGGTATGTTGGCGTTGGCAGAGCGTGAAGCAGATACCATTATGCCAGGGTTTACTCACCTTCAAACTGCTCAGCCGGTTACCTTTGGTCATCACATTATGGCGTGGTTTGAGATGTTAAGCCGCGATTACGAAAGACTAATGGATTGTCGTAAGCGTGTGAATGTGATGCCATTGGGAGCCGCTGCTCTGGCAGGTACGACTTATCCGATTGATCGTAATCTAACAGCAGAGCTGTTGGGCTTTGATCGTCCGTCTAACAACTCTCTTGACTCTGTTAGTGATCGTGATTTTGCGATTGAGTTTTGTGCCTTTGCCAGCTTGGTCATGAGCCACCTTTCTCGTAGCTCCGAAGAGCTGATTTTATGGGCTTCTGCGCAGTTTAACTTTATCGACCTGCCTGATCGCTTCTGTACGGGGTCATCTATTATGCCGCAGAAGAAAAACCCAGATGTGCCTGAGCTTGTACGTGGGAAAAGTGGGCGTGTAACGGGCCATTTGATTTCATTGCTGATGTTGATGAAGTCTCAACCGCTTGCCTACAACAAAGATAACCAAGAAGATAAAGAGCCATTGTTTGATGTGATTGATACCCTTAAAGGTTGTCTGAAAGCATATGGTGATATGGTGCCTGCTATTCAGGTGAAGGCTGCTAGCATGGAAGAAGCGGCCCGTAGAGGGTTCTCTACAGCGACCGATTTAGCAGACTATCTAGTGGTTAAAGGTGTGCCTTTCCGTGACGCTCATGAAGTGGTGGGTAAAGCCGTTGCCTATGGCGTAGAAAGCGGTAAAGATCTATCAGAAATGAGCTTGGCAGAGTTGGCAAACTTCTCCGATGTGATTACGGATGATGTCTTTGATGTATTGACTTTAGAAGGTTCAGTCAGTGCTCGTGATCATATAGGGGGCACAGCACCCGCTCAGGTTCGTAAAGCGGTTGCAGCAGCAAAAGAGATGTTAGCTGCAAGATAA
- a CDS encoding class I adenylate cyclase — MGLKKVIQPDYREGVDRKQLNILRDRFLLINQHRLERTQQALPLRHQTTLDLLPLFFQVNHPLLPGYVSRDTPRGVANYAPDKLVLQTAQRFSKTFKYKSEKRLKPDILSLFMMGSIGTIAQSESSDIDIWLCHRSGLSSAQLALLQRKAELITEWADAGGLEIHFFLMDADHFRQGQGGCVDKESSGSAQHFLLLDEFYRTSVLIAGCYPLWWLIPVCDEDEYDTFAELLTRKRFIRETDVIDFGGLAHIPKEEFVGAGMWQLYKGIDAPYKSVIKLLLTELYAQELPEKLNLSLEYKQAIYNDDLDVDNLDPYVMIYRRLERYLKERGELERLELIRRSFYLKVGKKLTSKPTARTASWQRKVMTRLVESWQWSDSLLRSLDQRNLWRVPQVIKERKAVVSELTHSYRFLSQFARTHGLKAHINADDMAILGRKLYAVFQRKAGKVELINSGIAPSLHEDHLAFHHQSSQPLATDANGWLLYRELDSSTDVAFHPVLKRSTSIVELIAWCYFNGIVSKGTRLSLVAGKSTMTMFELKNIIATFDQLAPYPLPSVPQERFRQNHFPLHTILFVNVGVDPMEEMSARGVHKLSDRNDSLGYSSYRDNLVATLDQISINSWHELSVQRYELGDTLIQCLKYYLATLVEVGDHPMPRLDVRCFCPNRAMAIAKRVNTLFNDVVGAFFSAKGILPVRYIIEMDRRFFVIQFFNQQPRFTGFDGLSPLLMHLEQPQSSYAPIVVDHYALLDQPKLRLVFDKSRAGTIQVFFHVIKDEAELYIVDEYGSLFTSTTPYHSHQSLLIPLYRFFTTILERRQMHQSIDVFSSDLELEFSELKVGKTPMDYTVDKKVLAPEAVALFVDVQAIGSYDAQGELQFDIYCDQQEFSVLEYGDRLIPAVAHYILSKRKQGELYPCYLTDLGLPQGVDEHDYHTGLQTVQYLQYKKTLEEKLNQALQTLTDR, encoded by the coding sequence ATGGGTCTTAAAAAAGTTATTCAGCCCGACTATCGAGAGGGTGTAGATCGTAAACAGCTGAATATATTACGAGACCGTTTTTTACTGATTAATCAGCACCGACTTGAGCGCACACAGCAAGCGCTACCTCTCCGGCATCAAACCACGCTCGACCTTCTTCCGCTGTTTTTTCAGGTCAACCATCCTCTACTACCAGGTTACGTGTCGCGAGATACCCCTCGTGGAGTGGCTAATTACGCCCCTGATAAACTAGTTTTACAGACTGCTCAACGATTTAGTAAGACCTTTAAATACAAGTCTGAAAAAAGATTAAAGCCCGACATTCTGTCGTTATTTATGATGGGTAGCATCGGCACGATTGCTCAGTCAGAGAGTAGTGATATTGATATCTGGCTTTGCCATCGTTCAGGGTTGAGTAGTGCCCAGTTAGCTTTATTGCAACGAAAGGCTGAATTGATTACAGAGTGGGCAGATGCAGGTGGGCTAGAGATCCACTTCTTTTTAATGGATGCAGACCACTTCAGACAAGGGCAAGGCGGATGTGTTGATAAAGAAAGCAGTGGTTCTGCTCAGCACTTCTTATTGCTTGATGAGTTTTATCGAACCAGTGTGTTAATTGCAGGCTGTTATCCACTATGGTGGTTAATTCCTGTCTGTGATGAGGATGAGTACGATACTTTTGCTGAACTGTTAACCCGTAAACGTTTTATTCGTGAAACCGATGTTATCGACTTTGGTGGCTTAGCCCATATCCCGAAAGAGGAGTTTGTCGGAGCGGGGATGTGGCAGTTATACAAAGGTATCGACGCACCGTATAAATCAGTTATTAAGCTGTTATTAACAGAGCTCTATGCTCAAGAACTACCAGAGAAGTTAAATCTCAGTCTTGAGTATAAACAGGCCATTTATAACGATGATTTAGATGTAGATAATCTCGACCCCTATGTCATGATCTATCGTCGATTAGAGCGGTACCTAAAAGAGCGTGGCGAGCTAGAGCGGCTGGAGCTGATACGTAGAAGTTTTTATTTGAAGGTGGGCAAGAAACTAACTAGTAAGCCCACTGCAAGGACGGCGTCATGGCAGCGAAAAGTAATGACACGCCTGGTCGAAAGTTGGCAATGGTCTGATTCATTATTACGCTCATTGGATCAGCGCAATCTGTGGCGCGTGCCTCAGGTGATAAAAGAGCGCAAAGCAGTGGTGAGTGAGTTAACCCATAGCTATCGGTTTTTATCGCAGTTTGCGAGAACTCACGGTCTTAAAGCTCACATTAATGCTGATGATATGGCGATTTTGGGGCGCAAGCTCTATGCGGTGTTTCAGCGCAAAGCGGGTAAGGTCGAGTTAATTAACTCTGGCATTGCGCCTTCGTTGCATGAAGATCATCTGGCTTTTCATCATCAAAGTAGTCAGCCTCTTGCCACTGATGCCAATGGTTGGTTGCTCTATAGAGAGCTTGACTCATCGACTGATGTCGCATTTCATCCGGTATTAAAGCGCTCAACCAGTATCGTTGAGCTGATCGCGTGGTGTTATTTCAACGGTATTGTTAGCAAAGGTACACGGCTCAGCTTAGTGGCAGGCAAAAGTACCATGACGATGTTTGAGTTGAAGAACATTATTGCGACCTTTGACCAGTTAGCCCCATACCCTCTGCCTTCGGTGCCCCAAGAGCGGTTCCGCCAGAACCATTTTCCACTTCATACTATTTTGTTTGTGAATGTGGGAGTTGACCCGATGGAAGAGATGAGTGCACGAGGAGTGCACAAACTGAGTGACCGAAACGACTCGCTTGGGTATAGCTCGTATCGAGATAACCTGGTAGCGACGCTTGATCAAATTAGCATTAACAGTTGGCATGAGTTATCGGTTCAGCGATATGAGCTCGGAGATACCTTGATTCAGTGCCTCAAGTACTATTTGGCAACTCTGGTTGAGGTGGGGGATCACCCGATGCCCAGGCTAGATGTCCGTTGTTTTTGTCCGAACAGAGCGATGGCTATTGCCAAAAGAGTTAATACTCTGTTTAACGATGTGGTTGGCGCGTTCTTTAGTGCCAAGGGAATATTGCCGGTCCGTTATATTATTGAAATGGATCGACGCTTTTTTGTGATTCAGTTCTTTAATCAACAGCCACGATTTACGGGCTTTGACGGTTTGTCACCTCTATTAATGCATCTGGAACAGCCACAGTCTTCATATGCACCGATCGTGGTAGATCATTATGCCCTCCTTGATCAGCCAAAGCTGCGGCTAGTATTCGACAAATCGAGAGCTGGTACGATACAGGTGTTCTTTCATGTAATAAAAGATGAGGCTGAACTCTACATTGTGGATGAATATGGATCACTATTTACCTCTACTACGCCTTACCACAGTCATCAGTCTTTACTTATTCCTCTTTATCGCTTTTTTACTACAATACTTGAACGTCGCCAAATGCATCAGTCGATTGATGTATTTTCTTCAGATTTAGAACTGGAGTTTAGCGAGCTCAAAGTAGGGAAGACTCCGATGGACTATACCGTCGACAAGAAGGTGCTTGCCCCCGAAGCGGTTGCTTTATTTGTTGATGTCCAGGCGATTGGTAGTTATGACGCCCAGGGTGAGCTCCAGTTTGATATTTATTGTGATCAACAGGAGTTTTCGGTGCTGGAGTATGGTGATCGTTTGATTCCTGCTGTCGCACATTACATTCTGTCAAAGCGGAAGCAGGGTGAGTTATATCCATGCTATTTAACTGATTTGGGGTTGCCCCAAGGTGTAGATGAGCATGATTACCACACTGGTCTACAGACGGTACAATATTTACAGTATAAAAAAACGCTAGAAGAGAAACTCAATCAAGCATTACAAACGCTAACTGATAGGTGA
- a CDS encoding sensor histidine kinase: MKNSPKDKTRATSKSNYHPSQDKASFLASQHRSSGSEMVEESAAEFFLPDLCKVQSVFFLLIVTELVALLFTFAHPSTELLDWNYLGLISLFGHWTVLTSATVLCIARPTLAKLPVNLAATIAFIIIIVITILYSLIADHFLRPQSEPGVDTLFLLRNIVISAIIGGITLRYFYLQQQWKSQRQAELQARLEALQARIRPHFLFNSMNTIASLISTNPDMAEEAVLDLSELFRATLNNKQMLIPLRDELELCKRYLHIEGLRLSGRMAVDWKLSNVDGSALIPPLSLQPLVENAIYHGIQPRTEGGTITIESYRKKNTIYILISNPFDDELSDSHQKGNKIALDNIRRRFEAIFDQQAVMKTSQIDGVFTVTLRFPVHQHSK, translated from the coding sequence ATGAAAAACAGCCCAAAAGATAAAACTCGAGCCACATCCAAATCCAACTATCACCCCTCTCAAGACAAAGCTAGCTTTTTAGCCAGCCAACACAGAAGCAGTGGCTCAGAGATGGTAGAAGAGAGTGCTGCAGAGTTTTTTTTGCCAGACCTCTGTAAAGTTCAGTCTGTATTTTTCTTGCTAATTGTCACCGAGTTGGTAGCACTCCTCTTTACCTTCGCTCACCCCAGTACCGAACTGCTTGACTGGAACTACCTGGGCTTAATCTCACTATTTGGTCACTGGACTGTATTAACCAGCGCAACCGTGCTTTGTATCGCACGACCGACACTCGCTAAACTCCCTGTCAATTTAGCAGCAACAATTGCGTTTATCATTATTATTGTCATTACGATTTTATATAGCCTAATTGCAGATCACTTTTTGCGACCACAGAGCGAGCCCGGTGTCGACACTCTGTTTCTGCTGCGCAATATTGTGATAAGTGCCATCATTGGTGGTATTACACTGCGCTACTTTTACCTTCAACAGCAGTGGAAGAGTCAACGACAGGCGGAGCTGCAAGCACGTCTTGAGGCGCTGCAGGCCAGAATTCGACCTCATTTTTTGTTTAATAGCATGAACACCATTGCAAGCCTCATATCAACCAATCCAGATATGGCAGAAGAAGCGGTGCTTGATTTATCTGAGCTGTTTCGGGCAACCCTCAACAACAAGCAGATGCTAATCCCTTTGCGAGATGAGTTAGAGCTTTGCAAGCGATACCTTCATATTGAAGGTTTAAGACTAAGCGGTAGAATGGCCGTAGACTGGAAGCTATCTAATGTTGACGGTTCAGCACTCATCCCCCCTTTAAGTCTGCAGCCACTAGTCGAAAACGCCATATACCATGGCATTCAGCCCAGAACAGAGGGTGGGACTATTACCATTGAGAGCTACCGTAAAAAGAATACAATCTATATTTTAATCAGCAACCCATTTGATGACGAGCTCTCAGACTCCCACCAAAAAGGGAATAAAATTGCACTTGATAATATCCGCCGTCGCTTTGAGGCGATCTTTGACCAACAGGCCGTGATGAAGACCAGTCAGATAGATGGCGTTTTTACGGTTACGCTACGCTTTCCAGTTCACCAACACAGTAAATAG
- the lysA gene encoding diaminopimelate decarboxylase has protein sequence MDYFNYTDGQLFAENVPVETIASEFGTPCYVYSRATFERHYKAYDNALGDHPHLVCYAVKANSNIAVLNVLAKLGSGFDIVSIGELERVLAAGGDPSKVVFSGVGKQPHEMRRALEVGVHCFNVESEAELYRLNDVAAKMGLVAPISLRVNPDVDAGTHPYISTGLKENKFGIDIQRAPDVYELAKGLKNLAIKGVDCHIGSQLTEVRPFLDALDRVLVLVDILKDKGIELKHLDLGGGLGVRYNQETPPEPSEYASEIIAKLKGRELTLIMEPGRSIAANAGIMLTRVEFLKCTEHRDFAVIDGAMNDLLRPSLYSAWQDIVPVKPRVTGEKRTYDLVGPVCETGDFLGKDRELILEAGDLLAVRSAGAYGFAMSSNYNSRNRPAEVMVDGDKLHLIRQRESIADQIALEKIIAE, from the coding sequence ATGGATTATTTTAATTACACAGATGGCCAGCTGTTTGCCGAAAATGTACCAGTAGAAACCATTGCGTCAGAGTTTGGTACCCCCTGCTATGTATACTCAAGAGCAACCTTTGAACGCCACTATAAAGCGTACGATAACGCCCTGGGCGACCATCCTCACTTGGTCTGTTATGCGGTTAAAGCTAACTCAAATATTGCGGTATTGAATGTACTGGCAAAACTAGGGTCAGGTTTTGATATTGTCTCTATTGGTGAGCTTGAACGAGTTTTAGCTGCCGGCGGTGATCCGTCTAAAGTGGTATTTTCTGGCGTGGGTAAACAACCTCATGAAATGCGTCGAGCGTTAGAGGTGGGGGTTCACTGTTTTAATGTTGAGTCAGAAGCTGAGTTATATCGCTTAAATGATGTTGCCGCAAAAATGGGGCTGGTGGCACCGATTTCGTTACGAGTAAACCCTGATGTTGATGCGGGAACACACCCCTACATATCAACGGGTTTAAAAGAGAATAAGTTTGGTATCGATATTCAGCGTGCGCCTGACGTTTACGAGTTGGCCAAAGGGCTAAAAAACCTTGCAATCAAAGGTGTAGATTGTCATATCGGGTCGCAGTTGACAGAGGTTCGTCCATTTTTAGATGCACTTGATAGGGTACTGGTATTGGTCGATATCCTTAAAGATAAAGGTATAGAGCTAAAACACCTTGATTTAGGTGGCGGCCTGGGTGTTCGTTACAACCAGGAAACCCCTCCAGAGCCAAGTGAATATGCGAGCGAAATTATTGCTAAGCTGAAGGGGCGAGAGCTAACGTTAATTATGGAGCCGGGGCGCTCAATCGCAGCGAATGCCGGTATCATGTTAACCCGTGTTGAGTTTTTAAAGTGCACTGAACACCGAGACTTTGCCGTGATCGATGGCGCAATGAATGATCTTTTGCGCCCCTCATTATACTCTGCATGGCAAGATATTGTGCCGGTTAAACCTAGAGTTACAGGTGAGAAAAGAACTTACGATTTAGTTGGTCCAGTGTGTGAAACCGGTGATTTTCTAGGTAAAGACCGAGAGCTTATCCTGGAGGCAGGCGACCTCTTAGCTGTGCGTTCTGCAGGTGCTTACGGGTTTGCGATGAGTTCTAATTACAACAGCCGAAACCGACCAGCAGAAGTGATGGTTGATGGCGATAAGCTACACTTGATCAGACAGCGTGAGTCAATTGCAGACCAGATCGCACTAGAAAAAATAATAGCTGAGTAG
- the lptM gene encoding LPS translocon maturation chaperone LptM, giving the protein MLKRFFVLPLILGMSTLSSGLLVGCGQTGPLYLPKEGRESINVAPQEAEPETVESEPENAEQTQPPEALKDEKTATE; this is encoded by the coding sequence ATGCTAAAGCGTTTTTTCGTTTTGCCCCTCATATTAGGAATGAGCACTTTAAGCTCAGGTTTGCTGGTTGGTTGTGGTCAAACAGGCCCTTTGTATCTGCCTAAGGAGGGCCGCGAATCGATAAATGTTGCGCCACAAGAGGCCGAACCTGAAACTGTTGAATCAGAGCCAGAAAACGCAGAGCAGACTCAGCCGCCAGAAGCATTAAAAGATGAAAAAACCGCGACTGAATAA
- a CDS encoding EAL domain-containing protein, protein MNTMKKYEISRIRNDDDPDAHEKDSGQYASVIIDNANNIVQLCPLAERWFGYKNHDIIGQHFKTLAASTFDYPKPIQQQEMIQNERTVRVTFRHKTGYFFPGTITIKELTADHLELDQHPITPWSHTDSQVAQQLLGDTSLTEQFELAGKMGGWRFDVMSNQLSWSDGLYSIFAIDKDEEITPEHILYYFHEAQSRVQAAFRRCLTSGEPISLEAAILNADQQSVWVRITGKAHHVNGQITHLSGSIQDITELHNAKTEQSQLGDYLAGVLEGTEDLVLALDNDLRIITFNSAYQKQFKEIFGFTIKVGDMLPELLKSCPNERRIYQRLWERALERDNFCVEMPLAQREEDLPIYEVRFSRITNNRGDRLGAAHIARNITDRVKVQEKLNYLAKHDPLTGTFNRREFQSRLTRCLTNAQQRESTHALLYMDLDQFKEVNDCCGHSAGDELLRQISRIINDKIRQRDAFARIGGDEFAAILENCSTEEAQRVAENIREAISSYEFKYDDQYFKVGVSIGLVPITHESESTEQLIKIADSTCYAAKAAGRNRVHSYNSHKEKRRTELKQSKQQIQIIQKAIRGGDSLQLSYQQIRPVNSAVWGDYFEVLARIQDKEGNLFMPSQFIHIAQRFDIIRAFDQAVIYKVMQWLAQHNELEHRRKLCSINIAAESMLDPKLPAFIKRQLKQFGLEAETLCFELDERSVVERFEQAKAFAATINELGCKIAIDNVGKTSTGYQYLAEIPASYIKIDGGLIKSMHEDPIKQVIVESIQKIANLTGKQTIAGNVEDQGALGDIRRMGIHFGQGFGISKPKPLDEMVA, encoded by the coding sequence ATGAATACCATGAAGAAGTATGAGATCAGCCGTATTCGGAACGATGATGACCCTGATGCTCATGAAAAGGATTCAGGCCAATACGCCTCTGTTATTATCGATAACGCTAATAATATTGTACAACTCTGCCCCCTTGCTGAGCGCTGGTTTGGTTATAAAAACCACGACATTATCGGTCAACATTTTAAAACCCTAGCTGCATCCACATTTGACTACCCTAAGCCTATTCAGCAGCAAGAGATGATTCAAAACGAAAGAACCGTTCGGGTAACCTTTCGGCACAAAACAGGGTACTTTTTCCCTGGCACCATCACCATTAAAGAACTAACGGCCGACCATTTAGAGCTCGACCAACACCCTATAACCCCTTGGTCTCACACCGACTCTCAAGTGGCGCAGCAGTTACTGGGTGATACCAGTTTAACCGAGCAGTTTGAATTAGCAGGCAAAATGGGCGGTTGGCGGTTTGATGTAATGTCAAACCAACTCAGCTGGAGCGATGGTTTATACTCAATCTTCGCCATTGATAAAGACGAAGAGATTACCCCTGAACACATTCTTTATTACTTCCACGAGGCACAGTCCCGCGTTCAAGCTGCATTTCGACGCTGTTTAACATCTGGGGAGCCTATTTCATTAGAGGCCGCTATTCTCAATGCCGACCAACAATCTGTATGGGTGCGAATTACCGGCAAGGCACATCACGTTAACGGGCAGATTACTCATCTCTCTGGCTCTATTCAGGATATTACCGAGCTGCATAACGCCAAAACAGAGCAGAGCCAACTGGGAGACTATTTGGCAGGCGTGCTTGAGGGCACGGAAGATCTAGTATTAGCTCTCGATAATGATTTAAGAATCATCACATTCAATAGCGCCTATCAAAAACAGTTTAAAGAGATCTTTGGTTTTACCATTAAAGTCGGAGACATGCTCCCCGAACTATTAAAGAGTTGTCCTAACGAGCGCCGAATCTACCAACGCCTGTGGGAGAGAGCTCTCGAACGAGATAATTTTTGTGTAGAGATGCCTCTCGCTCAACGCGAAGAAGACCTCCCTATTTATGAAGTCCGCTTTAGCCGCATCACTAATAACAGAGGCGATAGATTGGGCGCGGCCCATATCGCTCGTAACATAACCGACCGAGTTAAGGTTCAAGAAAAACTCAACTACCTTGCCAAACACGACCCATTAACCGGCACATTTAACCGTCGAGAGTTCCAAAGCAGACTTACTCGCTGCTTAACCAACGCGCAGCAGCGCGAGTCTACCCACGCATTACTGTATATGGACCTTGACCAGTTTAAAGAAGTGAATGACTGCTGTGGTCATAGCGCAGGCGATGAACTGCTGCGCCAAATAAGCCGCATTATTAACGATAAAATACGCCAACGTGACGCCTTTGCCCGCATCGGTGGCGATGAGTTTGCCGCTATTCTAGAGAATTGCTCAACCGAAGAGGCGCAACGAGTCGCTGAGAATATCCGGGAGGCGATATCGTCTTATGAGTTCAAATATGATGATCAATATTTCAAAGTAGGCGTTAGTATTGGTCTGGTTCCTATCACGCATGAGAGTGAGAGCACAGAGCAACTAATTAAAATTGCAGACAGTACCTGCTATGCCGCTAAAGCAGCGGGGCGCAATCGTGTTCATAGCTACAACTCTCACAAAGAAAAGCGCAGAACAGAGCTCAAACAATCAAAACAACAGATACAGATCATCCAAAAAGCCATTCGTGGCGGCGACAGCCTGCAACTAAGCTATCAGCAGATCAGACCTGTCAACAGTGCTGTTTGGGGCGACTACTTTGAAGTGCTAGCACGCATTCAAGACAAAGAAGGCAATCTATTTATGCCTTCACAATTTATTCATATCGCACAACGATTCGATATTATCAGAGCATTCGATCAGGCGGTGATCTACAAAGTCATGCAGTGGTTGGCACAACATAATGAGCTTGAGCATAGACGAAAGCTTTGCTCTATTAATATTGCTGCCGAAAGCATGCTCGACCCCAAACTGCCGGCATTCATAAAGCGACAGCTTAAACAGTTTGGATTAGAAGCTGAGACTCTCTGCTTTGAACTCGATGAGCGCTCTGTAGTGGAACGCTTCGAACAAGCCAAAGCATTTGCTGCTACGATTAACGAACTCGGCTGCAAGATCGCTATCGATAACGTTGGCAAAACCAGCACAGGCTACCAATACTTGGCAGAGATACCTGCAAGCTACATTAAAATAGATGGTGGCTTAATCAAGTCAATGCATGAAGACCCGATCAAGCAGGTCATTGTCGAAAGTATTCAGAAAATTGCCAACCTTACCGGCAAACAGACCATCGCAGGCAATGTAGAAGATCAAGGGGCGTTGGGTGATATCCGTAGAATGGGCATCCACTTTGGCCAAGGGTTTGGTATATCCAAACCTAAACCCTTAGATGAAATGGTAGCCTAA
- a CDS encoding LytTR family DNA-binding domain-containing protein gives MRVLVVDDEQLARERLIRLVDALDSHRVCAEASNGEEALAAVHQAEPDIVLMDIRMPGMDGMTAAEQIASLKTPPAIIFCTAYDEYAISAFKVQASDYLLKPVRKEALEKALNKAGKLNKVQLNDAQPTNSNSEQPVSLVAKTWKGSELIDLTHIYYFVADQKYVTVHHQNGETVIDNTLKELEAGYAPRFLRTHRNSLVNTDYIEALIRDNAGHYIVRLKNSIGEIPVSRRHTSDVKAWLASQS, from the coding sequence ATACGGGTATTAGTGGTCGATGATGAGCAATTGGCTAGAGAGCGCCTCATACGCCTAGTCGATGCACTAGACAGTCATCGAGTGTGTGCAGAAGCCAGTAATGGCGAAGAAGCATTGGCCGCTGTACATCAGGCAGAACCCGATATTGTATTGATGGACATCCGCATGCCCGGCATGGATGGCATGACTGCTGCTGAGCAGATTGCCTCGCTCAAAACACCTCCCGCGATCATCTTCTGCACCGCCTATGATGAGTATGCAATATCAGCCTTTAAAGTTCAGGCAAGCGACTACCTGCTTAAACCGGTCAGAAAAGAAGCGCTCGAGAAGGCGCTAAACAAAGCCGGTAAACTCAACAAGGTACAGTTAAATGATGCTCAGCCCACCAACAGTAATAGCGAACAGCCTGTTTCACTAGTAGCCAAAACCTGGAAAGGCAGCGAGCTTATTGACCTTACCCATATCTACTACTTTGTGGCTGATCAAAAATACGTAACGGTGCATCACCAAAATGGTGAAACAGTCATCGACAATACGCTAAAAGAGCTTGAAGCCGGCTATGCACCTCGTTTTTTGCGCACTCACCGTAACTCTCTAGTGAATACAGATTACATTGAGGCACTTATACGGGATAACGCCGGACACTATATTGTTCGGCTGAAGAATAGTATTGGCGAGATACCTGTTAGTCGTCGTCACACTAGCGACGTAAAAGCATGGCTCGCCTCGCAATCTTAA